In the Hordeum vulgare subsp. vulgare chromosome 7H, MorexV3_pseudomolecules_assembly, whole genome shotgun sequence genome, one interval contains:
- the LOC123410205 gene encoding uncharacterized protein LOC123410205, protein MRRGGGVQAGRGGAGGARAAASCRQETHLVERGGRGEQRMPGRRCRRREVPRHRVVPASRARARRCLLLRPLLTSLLKKQNNMTQMLQHMVIPERPMFYPEYPPQEPEQGVVTLEEDRDPVERVEEALQCLAQDLL, encoded by the exons atgcggcggggcggcggcgtccAAGCCGGCCGCGGTGGCGCAGGAGGTGCCCGCGCTGCTGCATCCTGTCGCCAAGAAACCCATCTCGTTGAGAGGGGTGGCCGCGGCGAGCAGCGCATGCCAGGACGCCGCTGTCGTCGTCGGGAGGTGCCGCGGCATCGCGTCGTGCCTGCTAGCCGCGCTCGCGCTCGCCGGTGCCTCCTCCTTCGCCCCCTCCTCACCTCCCTCCTCAAGAAACAGAACAACATGACGCAG ATGCTGCAGCACATGGTGATCCCGGAGCGGCCCATGTTCTACCCGGAGTACCCGCCGCAGG AGCCGGAGCAAGGGGTGGTGACGCTGGAGGAAGACAGGGACCCTGTGGAGAGAGTTGAGGAAGCACTGCAGTGCCTCGCTCAAGATCTACTTTGA